One window of the Anaeromyxobacter dehalogenans 2CP-C genome contains the following:
- a CDS encoding 3-deoxy-D-manno-octulosonic acid transferase, producing the protein MHLVYAIATYLLFVIGLPFLLTHPKLRHGIPQRLGLYKRALGRGRGSPRIWLHGASAGDLLSLQPMMAELKARMPGCCVIVSTMTNSGLAMARKKLEGLADVVVYAPYDLPGATRRAVRALEPDLLVLEYTEIWPNLIRSAHKAGVRIALTNGRFNPENLSRYRALFLAVGNPLRRIDCFLMRSDEEAERVLALGAAPDRVWVTGNTKFDALVLDAAEGGKAEALRAEMGLDAGAPVFMAGSTHEGEEELILEAYRKLLARHPRLQLVVAPRYVERSGRIMALAAEAGLSVRLRSGGAAAGHAQVTVLDTIGELAAAYGLATLVFVGGSFVTRGGQNVLEPAAQGRPVLFGPHMENFKDSVQVLQGRGGIQVATPEKLLKVADELLSRPDQLQELGVLARRSVGAIRGASARNVDHMLSILPRGKVAAA; encoded by the coding sequence GTGCACCTCGTCTACGCCATCGCCACCTACCTGCTGTTCGTGATCGGGCTGCCGTTCCTGCTCACGCATCCCAAGCTGCGCCACGGGATCCCCCAGCGGCTCGGGCTCTACAAGCGCGCGCTGGGCCGGGGCCGCGGCAGCCCGCGCATCTGGCTGCACGGGGCGAGCGCCGGCGACCTCCTCTCGCTCCAGCCCATGATGGCGGAGCTGAAGGCGCGGATGCCGGGCTGCTGCGTGATCGTCAGCACCATGACGAACAGCGGCCTCGCCATGGCCCGCAAGAAGCTGGAAGGCCTGGCGGACGTGGTGGTGTACGCCCCGTACGACCTCCCCGGCGCGACCCGCCGGGCGGTGCGGGCGCTCGAGCCGGACCTGCTCGTGCTCGAGTACACCGAGATCTGGCCGAACCTGATCCGCTCCGCCCACAAGGCGGGCGTGCGCATCGCGCTCACGAACGGCCGCTTCAACCCGGAGAACCTCTCGCGCTACCGCGCGCTGTTCCTCGCCGTCGGCAACCCGCTGCGCCGCATCGACTGCTTCCTGATGCGGTCCGACGAGGAGGCCGAGCGCGTGCTCGCGCTCGGGGCCGCGCCGGACCGGGTCTGGGTGACGGGCAACACCAAGTTCGACGCGCTGGTGCTCGACGCCGCCGAGGGCGGCAAGGCCGAGGCGCTGCGCGCGGAGATGGGGCTCGACGCGGGCGCGCCGGTGTTCATGGCCGGCTCCACGCACGAGGGCGAGGAGGAGCTGATCCTGGAAGCGTACCGCAAGCTGCTGGCGCGCCACCCGCGGCTGCAGCTCGTGGTCGCGCCGCGCTACGTGGAGCGCTCCGGGCGCATCATGGCGCTCGCCGCCGAGGCGGGCCTCTCGGTGCGGCTGCGCAGCGGCGGCGCGGCGGCCGGGCACGCGCAGGTCACCGTGCTCGACACCATCGGCGAGCTGGCGGCCGCCTACGGGCTGGCCACGCTGGTGTTCGTGGGCGGGAGCTTCGTCACCCGCGGCGGCCAGAACGTGCTCGAGCCGGCCGCGCAGGGCCGGCCGGTGCTGTTCGGGCCGCACATGGAGAACTTCAAGGACTCGGTCCAGGTGCTGCAGGGCAGGGGAGGGATCCAGGTCGCCACGCCCGAGAAGCTGCTCAAGGTGGCGGACGAGCTGCTCTCCCGCCCCGATCAGCTCCAGGAGCTGGGCGTGCTGGCGCGGCGCTCGGTCGGCGCCATCCGCGGCGCGAGCGCGCGCAACGTGGACCACATGCTGTCGATCCTGCCGCGCGGGAAGGTGGCCGCCGCGTGA
- a CDS encoding PHP domain-containing protein: MRRLLALALAAAVVGYLAFGAVAWQRRGLREAQASPALAAAEARGAWHVHTTASDGRGTLDEVARAARAAGLRFVVISDHDVLAPAEPRYQDGVLLVPATEASTRQGHVVALGVSRALTRAERDGDALAAIRALGGQAVIAHPLHPRRAFTGWGGGAWRGLEVLSNDTAWYRALADRDLRRVLAAVAVLPWDPPRAVLTLLGDPADELRRLDAELRRGRAAAGAGRAPAHVLLCSADAHGYPGYAAAFGAFSMHVPVTLGGDAARDAAAVRAALLDGRAACVLDGLAPAAGVRLTPTAEGALSLSLHGAAAGTRTYTLLHDGAPTGRFEAARDGSAGGTFRCGGRCPPGDYRAEVALDGRRWIFTNPVRIE, encoded by the coding sequence ATGCGGCGGCTCCTCGCGCTCGCGCTGGCCGCGGCGGTGGTCGGCTACCTCGCGTTCGGCGCGGTGGCCTGGCAGCGCCGCGGGCTGCGGGAGGCGCAGGCCAGCCCGGCGCTGGCCGCGGCCGAGGCGCGCGGCGCCTGGCACGTGCACACCACCGCGAGCGACGGGCGCGGGACGCTCGACGAGGTGGCCCGGGCGGCCCGGGCCGCCGGGCTCCGCTTCGTGGTGATCTCGGACCACGACGTCCTGGCGCCGGCCGAGCCCCGCTACCAGGACGGCGTCCTGCTCGTGCCCGCGACCGAGGCGTCCACGCGCCAGGGGCACGTGGTGGCGCTGGGCGTCTCGCGCGCGCTCACCCGCGCCGAGCGCGACGGCGACGCGCTGGCCGCGATCCGCGCGCTGGGCGGCCAGGCCGTGATCGCGCACCCCCTCCACCCGCGGCGCGCGTTCACGGGGTGGGGCGGCGGGGCCTGGCGCGGGCTGGAGGTGCTCTCCAACGACACCGCCTGGTACCGCGCGCTCGCCGATCGCGACCTCCGCCGCGTGCTCGCGGCGGTGGCGGTGCTGCCCTGGGACCCGCCGCGCGCCGTGCTGACCCTGCTCGGCGACCCCGCCGACGAGCTGCGCCGGCTCGACGCCGAGCTGCGCCGCGGGCGGGCCGCGGCCGGGGCAGGCCGCGCGCCGGCGCACGTGCTGCTCTGCTCCGCCGACGCGCACGGCTACCCGGGGTACGCGGCCGCGTTCGGCGCGTTCTCCATGCACGTGCCGGTGACGCTGGGCGGCGACGCCGCGCGCGACGCGGCCGCGGTCCGCGCCGCCCTGCTGGACGGGCGCGCCGCGTGCGTCCTCGACGGGCTCGCGCCGGCCGCCGGGGTGCGCCTGACCCCCACGGCCGAGGGAGCGCTCTCGCTGTCGCTCCACGGCGCCGCGGCGGGGACCCGGACGTACACCCTCCTCCACGACGGGGCGCCGACCGGGCGCTTCGAGGCCGCGCGCGACGGCAGCGCCGGCGGCACCTTCCGCTGCGGCGGCCGGTGCCCGCCGGGCGACTACCGCGCCGAGGTCGCGCTCGACGGGCGTCGCTGGATCTTCACGAACCCGGTCCGCATCGAGTAA
- a CDS encoding ABC transporter ATP-binding protein — MRAYLRLFRFVLPYKGRLVAAIACMAVLSITTAIYVNLLGPALQFLFTGDTGAVATLGKFLPDSVDLAGLLAHADRGSILAALPLVIVAVSVVKGFAYFGQFYLIGMVGQRVIADIRKALFDHLLKLSPGFYTRRHSGDILQRFSADVLAVDVAVSNAVPSYVRDGLTVVVMLVNCFVLDWRMSLIAFGAVPATLFPVIRLAKRLKRVTGHAQKTGGELSEMVQEAVSGMRVVQAYGMERWESRRFAEANAKLVRILRRSYLVRAFSSPLMEIMGAAGLAAAIWWVGGRILAGELEAAKFFSFVAAVLLLYTPVKQLGRMGQIAMQGAAAGDRIFEILDTPSAVPDAGRAVLAPFREAIRYEDVSFSYGDRLVLTGFSLEVRRGEVVALVGASGGGKTTVANLLPRFWDPTGGRITVDGVDLREVTLASLRAQLALVTQETVLFNDSIRANIAYGRPEVSQADVEHAARMAQAHEFIRALPQGYDTVVGEKGVLLSGGQRQRIAIARAFLKDAPILILDEATSALDAESEREVQRALDSLMAIEGASRRTTLVIAHRLSTIRNADRIVVISGGRVVEAGDHATLVARGGEYARLHRIAEGAERQGARAGAV, encoded by the coding sequence TTGCGCGCCTACCTTCGCCTCTTCCGCTTCGTCCTGCCGTACAAGGGACGGCTCGTGGCGGCCATCGCCTGCATGGCGGTGCTGTCCATCACGACCGCGATCTACGTCAACCTGCTGGGCCCCGCGCTCCAGTTCCTGTTCACCGGGGACACGGGCGCGGTGGCCACGCTGGGCAAGTTCCTCCCCGACTCGGTGGACCTCGCGGGGCTGCTGGCCCACGCCGATCGCGGCTCGATCCTGGCGGCGCTGCCCCTGGTGATCGTGGCGGTCTCGGTGGTGAAGGGCTTCGCCTACTTCGGCCAGTTCTACCTCATCGGCATGGTGGGCCAGCGGGTCATCGCCGACATCCGCAAGGCGCTGTTCGATCACCTGCTGAAGCTCTCCCCCGGCTTCTACACGCGGCGCCACTCCGGCGACATCCTGCAGCGCTTCTCCGCCGACGTGCTGGCGGTGGACGTGGCGGTGTCGAACGCGGTGCCCAGCTACGTGCGGGACGGGCTCACCGTGGTGGTGATGCTGGTGAACTGCTTCGTGCTCGACTGGCGCATGTCGCTCATCGCGTTCGGGGCGGTGCCGGCCACGCTGTTCCCGGTGATCCGGCTGGCGAAGCGGCTGAAGCGGGTCACCGGCCACGCGCAGAAGACCGGCGGCGAGCTCTCCGAGATGGTGCAGGAGGCGGTGAGCGGGATGCGGGTGGTGCAGGCCTACGGGATGGAGCGGTGGGAGTCCCGCCGCTTCGCCGAGGCGAACGCGAAGCTGGTCCGCATCCTGCGGCGCAGCTACCTCGTCCGCGCGTTCTCCTCGCCGCTCATGGAGATCATGGGCGCGGCCGGCCTCGCCGCGGCCATCTGGTGGGTGGGCGGCCGCATCCTGGCGGGGGAGCTGGAGGCGGCGAAGTTCTTCTCGTTCGTCGCGGCGGTGCTGCTGCTCTACACGCCGGTGAAGCAGCTCGGGCGCATGGGGCAGATCGCGATGCAGGGCGCCGCGGCGGGCGATCGCATCTTCGAGATCCTCGACACGCCCAGCGCGGTGCCGGACGCGGGCCGCGCCGTGCTGGCCCCGTTCCGCGAGGCGATCCGCTACGAGGACGTCTCCTTCTCCTACGGCGATCGGCTCGTGCTGACCGGCTTCTCGCTGGAGGTCCGCAGGGGCGAGGTGGTGGCGCTGGTGGGCGCCTCCGGCGGCGGCAAGACCACGGTCGCGAACCTGCTGCCGCGCTTCTGGGACCCGACCGGCGGGCGGATCACCGTGGACGGCGTGGACCTGCGCGAGGTGACGCTCGCGAGCCTGCGCGCGCAGCTGGCGCTGGTGACGCAGGAGACGGTGCTGTTCAACGACAGCATCCGCGCCAACATCGCGTACGGCCGGCCCGAGGTGTCGCAGGCCGACGTGGAGCACGCGGCCCGCATGGCCCAGGCGCACGAGTTCATCCGCGCGCTGCCCCAGGGGTACGACACGGTGGTGGGCGAGAAGGGCGTGCTGCTGTCGGGCGGCCAGCGCCAGCGCATCGCCATCGCGCGCGCGTTCCTGAAGGACGCGCCCATCCTCATCCTCGACGAGGCGACGAGCGCGCTCGACGCCGAGAGCGAGCGCGAGGTGCAGCGCGCCCTCGACTCGCTCATGGCCATCGAGGGCGCGAGCCGCCGGACCACGCTGGTGATCGCGCACCGGCTCTCGACCATCCGCAACGCCGATCGGATCGTGGTGATCTCCGGCGGCAGGGTGGTGGAGGCCGGGGACCACGCCACCCTGGTCGCGCGCGGCGGCGAGTACGCGCGCCTCCACCGCATCGCGGAGGGCGCGGAGCGGCAGGGGGCCCGCGCCGGCGCGGTCTAG